From a single Benincasa hispida cultivar B227 unplaced genomic scaffold, ASM972705v1 Contig625, whole genome shotgun sequence genomic region:
- the LOC120069848 gene encoding cytochrome P450 CYP72A219-like isoform X2 produces the protein MSMSYVGATISIWIIIVVLLLLLGWKLMDWIWLRPKKLEKVLIRQGFAGNSYRILYGDLKDRAAMREKAISKPMNFSNHIAPRVIPSVHHTIQNYGKNSFMWLGPIPRVHIMDPEELKTVFSLINDIQKPTLSPLVRLLVDGLAFHEGPKWVKHRKIINPAFHLEKLKDMEPAFYHSCNDMVSKWENMVYVEGSCELDVMPFLQNMAADVISRTSFGSNYEKGEKIFKLQTELANLVLQSTLRIYIPGWRFLPIKSNNKMKEISKEITTLVLGTINEREKSMKAGEAIQTDLLSLLMEFNLNEIKQHGNNKDIGMSIEDVIAECKLFYIAGQENIATLLVWTMVLLSSYSEWQEHARAEVFEIFGTKKPDHDGLSRLKVITMILNEVLRLYPPTNMLDRLVKKETRIGKFTLPAGVMLGLPIILIQRDPKLWGEDADEFKPERFSEGVSKATKNPMAFVPFGWGPRICIGQNFAMVAVKLALSMILQRFSFELSSSYTHAPTAFITTKPQHGAHIILRKL, from the exons ATGTCGATGTCGTATGTTGGAGCTACGATTTCGATTTGGATAATAATtgtagtattattattattattgggatggaAATTAATGGACTGGATTTGGTTAAGGCCGAAGAAATTAGAGAAGGTTTTAATACGGCAAGGATTCGCCGGAAATTCTTACCGGATTCTGTACGGCGATTTGAAGGACAGAGCCGCCATGAGAGAGAAGGCCATCTCCAAGCCCATGAACTTCTCCAATCATATTGCTCCACGTGTTATTCCTTCTGTTCATCATACCATCCAAAATTATG GCAAGAATTCATTTATGTGGCTTGGTCCTATACCAAGAGTGCACATCATGGATCCTGAAGAACTCAAAACTGTGTTTTCATTGATCAATGATATCCAAAAGCCAACTCTGAGTCCTCTTGTCAGGCTGCTTGTAGATGGACTTGCATTCCATGAAGGACCAAAATGGGTCAAACATAGAAAGATAATCAATCCTGCATTTCATTTGGAAAAACTCAAG GATATGGAACCAGCATTCTATCACAGTTGTAATGACATGGTTAGCAAATGGGAAAACATGGTCTATGTAGAAGGATCTTGTGAGTTAGATGTAATGCCTTTTCTACAAAATATGGCTGCTGATGTGATTTCTCGAACATCATTTGGGAGTAATTATgagaaaggagaaaaaattTTCAAGCTTCAAACTGAACTAGCTAATTTGGTGCTGCAATCTACCTTACGAATTTATATTCCAGGATGGAG ATTTCTACCCATAAAGTCAAACAATAAAATGAAAGAGATAAGTAAGGAGATAACAACTTTGGTCTTAGGTACTATAAATGAAAGGGAAAAGTCTATGAAGGCAGGTGAAGCTATACAAACTGATCTATTAAGCCTTCTAATGGAattcaatttgaatgaaattaaacAACATGGAAATAATAAAGACATTGGAATGAGCATAGAAGATGTTATTGCTGAATGCAAGCTTTTCTATATTGCTGGCCAAGAAAATATAGCTACATTACTAGTTTGGACGATGGTATTGTTGAGTTCATACTCAGAATGGCAAGAGCATGCAAGAGCTGAGGTCTTTGAGATCTTTGGTACCAAGAAACCAGATCATGATGGTTTAAGTCGACTAAAAGTT ATAACTATGATCTTGAACGAGGTTCTTAGGTTGTACCCACCGACGAATATGCTTGATCGTCttgttaaaaaagaaacaagaattgGAAAATTTACTTTACCAGCAGGAGTGATGTTGGGCTTACCAATTATTCTCATCCAACGTGATCCTAAGTTATGGGGAGAAGATGCAGATGAATTTAAACCAGAAAGATTTTCTGAGGGAGTTTCTAAAGCAACGAAAAATCCAATGGCTTTTGTACCATTTGGTTGGGGTCCTCGAATATGCATTGGACAAAACTTTGCCATGGTTGCAGTAAAACTGGCATTATCAATGATTCTACAACGCTTCTCATTTGAGCTTTCGTCGTCATATACGCACGCTCCCACGGCCTTTATAACAACGAAGCCTCAACATGGAGCTCATATCATACTACGCAAACTGTAG